A single Nicotiana tabacum cultivar K326 chromosome 5, ASM71507v2, whole genome shotgun sequence DNA region contains:
- the LOC142180990 gene encoding uncharacterized protein LOC142180990, whose amino-acid sequence MGALYFQVPAEFGIVEDIHNVNDLDGMWNVDKMFESLPEDLAHHIVQNIRPPTESSQLDTPFWMLETRGLFTVWKAKLPLDDFLRRLGYSMPSKCWCCADPKEDSLVHLFFTSNAARSVWSYFLRRVGIALDGLSLHKAITKCWTTLVAPRLNPVLQALPACIVWELWKRRNSLKYGEAMSVSRVIYQVSSTLQSLVQLKKPGLQIKVNTDGACRENPERSSIGFCIRDEACDLIYAERREISEGNNNVSEAVATAEALKMCKSLNYFRIWLQTDSMLLKNIIEESWNPPWYITKHVEEILRLKEQSIIKVTHIFREGNTLADHLSNYALNERNTKCHGF is encoded by the exons ATGGGAGCCTTATATTTCCAAGTGCCTGCAGAGTTTGGCATCGTTGAGGATATTCATAATGTCAATGATCTGGATGGTATGTGGAATGTGGATAAAATGTTTGAGAGCCTACCTGAAGATTTGGCACACCACATTGTGCAGAACATTAGACCACCAACTGAAAGTTCACAGTTAGATACTCCTTTCTGGATGCTTGAAACAAGGGGACTTTTTACA GTGTGGAAAGCCAAACTGCCACTTGATGATTTCTTGCGTAGACTAGGATACTCCATGCCTTCTAAATGTTGGTGTTGTGCTGATCCTAAGGAGGATTCATTAGTACATTTGTTCTTCACATCAAATGCAGCTAGAAGTGTTTGGAGTTACTTCTTGAGAAGGGTAGGAATTGCATTAGATGGGTTGTCGTTACATAAAGCAATTACAAAGTGTTGGACAACACTAGTAGCACCTAGATTGAATCCAGTGTTACAAGCTTTACCTGCATGCATAGTATGGGAACtctggaaaagaagaaatagtttgaaatatGGAGAAGCAATGTCAGTGAGCAGAGTTATTTACCAGGTGTCATCTACTTTGCAATCGCTGGTCCAACTGAAAAAGCCAGGACTACAG ATCAAAGTGAATACGGATGGAGCATGTAGAGAGAACCCAGAGAGGAGTTCAATTGGTTTCTGCATAAGGGATGAGGCATGTGATTTGATATATGCAGAACGAAGGGAGATCTCTGAAGGAAACAACAATGTATCAGAAGCAGTAGCTACTGCGGAGGCATTGAAGATGTGCAAAAGTCTTAATTATTTCCGGATATGGCTGCAGACAGATTCTATGCTATTAAAGAACATTATAGAGGAATCATGGAATCCTCCTTGGTATATAACTAAACATGTAGAGGAGATTTTAAGACTGAAGGAACAAAGTATCATCAAGGTCACTCACATATTCAGAGAAGGGAATACATTAGCAGACCACCTTTCTAATTATGCTCTAAATGAAAGAAATACTAAGTGCCATGGTTTCTAG